In the genome of Streptomyces fagopyri, the window CTCGCTCCCGATCTGCTGCCACCCCCGCAGCAGTCCCTCACGCTGGAACCCGACGCGCTCCGCGGTGCGCGCGGATGCCGCGTTCCACGGCTCCACGCACAGTTCGAGCCGGGGAATCCGCAGTGTGTGCAAGGCCCAATGGGCGACCGTGCTCAGCGCGGTGGCGGCGGTCCCCCGGCCACGGGCCGACTTGACGACCCAGTAGCCCAGTGACGCACGCCCCTGCCCCACGTCCCGCAGCCACAGCCCCACGGTGCCGACCGGCCGGCCCTCGGAGTCCACGATGACGAACGGGTAGCCGGTCCTGCCCGTCGCTCGGCCCCATTGCCGCTCGACGAACGGGACGCCCGCGGAGTCGGAGAAAGGGGAAGGCACCGTCGTGATCAACGGGATGTAGTCGTCTTCCGACGCCTCACGGACGAGGTCGAGGTCCGAGAGGGTCCACGGCCGCAGCGTGATCCCGCCATCGGCGGCGAGCTCGGGCACGTCAAGAGGCTGATCCATACGGCCATCCTGCCCGGGAGCGGGTTCCGACCGCACTCCGGTTTCGCGGCACGCCCGCCCGGGATGCGTTCGTCAGGCCGTGGGCGCCGCCTCGTCGAAGGCGGAACGGTGCGCGCAGATCTCGTCGTGGTGGGTGCCGGCCCAGTCGATCAGCACGGTGACGGCGCCGAGCAGGGTGGTGCCCAGCTCGGTCAGCGCGTACTCCACCCTCGGAGGCACCTCGGGGTAGGCGGTGCGTGTGACGAGACCGTCGCGTTGCAGCCGGTGGAGGGTGTGGGTGAGCATCCGCTGGGAGATCCCCGTGACGGAGCGTTGCAGGTCGGTGTAGCGCACCGGTCCGTGTTCCAGCGTGCCGATCACCAGCACGGTCCACTTGTCGCCGGCCCGGTCCAGGATGTGCCGGATGCCCTCGCCCTTCTCCAGGGGCCAGCGACCGCAGGGCCCCGCCGGGACGGCAGCCCGCTCCTCCGTCGCGCCGTCGTGCATGACACACCTGCCCTTCCTGTTCCGCGCACGCGGGTTCCGCACACGCGTGTGCCTTTTGTAAGCCCTCCCATGCTGACTCATCATGGGGCTGCGCACCAAAAGTAAGAAGCCAGGTCACAGGCGTACGAGAGAACGGTCGGGGGCGGTCTCCCGGACCGGTCGCGCGGTGCGCGCCGACAGGAGGCAGGGGCCGCTACGAGGGTTCCGGCGCCGTCGCCCGTCGAGTGGGACCTGCCCGCGATCCAAGATCCGACGGCGTTCAGTGCGCCGCCACCCTCTTCTGCCGTCACCCCTTTCTGCCGTCACCCCTTTCTGGAGGAAGATCATGCTCATGCGTGCCGCGACCGTCGCCCGTTTCGGTGGCCCCGATGCCGTGGAGATCACCGAACACCCGATACCCGAGCCGGGCCCGGGACAAGTACGGATCAAGGTGAGCGCAGCCGCCTTGAATCCCGTGGACGCGGCCATGCGGTCCGGCGTCTTCGGAGGTGAGGCAGGCATCGGGCTCGGCTTCGACGTCGCCGGAACCGTCGACATCGTCGGCCCCGGCACCTCCTGGTCGACCGGCGACCGTGTCATC includes:
- a CDS encoding GNAT family N-acetyltransferase produces the protein MDQPLDVPELAADGGITLRPWTLSDLDLVREASEDDYIPLITTVPSPFSDSAGVPFVERQWGRATGRTGYPFVIVDSEGRPVGTVGLWLRDVGQGRASLGYWVVKSARGRGTAATALSTVAHWALHTLRIPRLELCVEPWNAASARTAERVGFQREGLLRGWQQIGSERRHMVMYALLS
- a CDS encoding winged helix-turn-helix transcriptional regulator, which translates into the protein MHDGATEERAAVPAGPCGRWPLEKGEGIRHILDRAGDKWTVLVIGTLEHGPVRYTDLQRSVTGISQRMLTHTLHRLQRDGLVTRTAYPEVPPRVEYALTELGTTLLGAVTVLIDWAGTHHDEICAHRSAFDEAAPTA